Proteins from one Hyperolius riggenbachi isolate aHypRig1 chromosome 2, aHypRig1.pri, whole genome shotgun sequence genomic window:
- the IMPG2 gene encoding interphotoreceptor matrix proteoglycan 2 isoform X3 produces MRLCEDGTMPVFDIGEKFSQSDDHHKLVMQKLTVSKHATSSACTDWNCGKGLAPWQDQCSSDVTSVTQTAETTTFRDAAANVPQSYEIAIESYSPTSFLKQEEIEELDNEIFRVTEKPKKVDKMVEFSILILNEQYSPELSDKSTDAYTEFAGKFIADIENVFNALPGYKGTIVQKISPSLLDDRLSMEVRYAVIFDGDADAINQATLDLMNLHSNKIEDTSLHDIEDNPTAVYTVTSFRNYIMDGLKKQMLTGENTLDYDPDSLQLINVKNVPSHLTNEWTVATVKPAFPVPSTADVNNALQAEWLPTEFSTLRSTYVIEETSETLMSETQVALEAESPFITADVNMSTSSEHSLVTPTDAAIFQQSLPFSSTQTTVYKVTGSIAHSEVQEESGDYMPVYTHTIGTTNQTESEYSSLPNDDHIFITTSPPLTVTIPSAVEHYSDIVTSAIAAEEPALSEPTLSSSSDYPERIDGNTDELIPQGTSESLSGTAEILVEDNLLPTKLITENIPHADGSGSGLGGLTIGDKSVTWLWTKTTVDPLSSSKGQVIDIDLIKETQHFDDITEDHITNESPDEYIRLSPTEISPSQDSGDITAEEIMHQSALPETFTTPLPEPLNTAFSEQTPQSSVTKGHEIAEKDSDLDNSLDILPSESQIVQTAEPSQTTSAIDYHIHLEDSSISNEIESLQHYVPVQTITKVPTTNENAYEVINSPLTSASDGKNDGNLYFTSMAPSIPHDELSNTIPSIDIKKIHPGIDSESTAEDNIPNVIPEINKGETISDEQFDLHPSGTSEGPTSLLIQSDGVTQELQETSLDLDYMSTIYFHPDMSPEERSMIAKNVDSTDFSGVILSTHESSMNASSHRRALVVFFSLRVTNMIFSEDLFNKNSPEYKALEQRFLELLVPYLQSNLTGFQNLEILNFRNGSIIVNSRMKFAKPVPRNATNTVYIILEDFCNTAYQTMNLAIDKYSLDVESGDVADPCKFQACNEYSECLINKWSGEGECVCNPGYVSVDGMPCQSICDLEIDFCQNDGKCDIIPGQGAICRCRVGENWWYRGEHCEEYVSEPLVVGIAIAAVAGFLLVASAIIFFLARTLRGQSTKGDSEESAGRQSDSLSSIENAVKYNPMYESDTTGYSHYYKRYPQLPSTSSTSPETSADFSSEEIRHIYENSELTKEEIQDRIRIIELYAKDQQFADFVRQHQMSVDTVRKPNPTS; encoded by the exons ATGCGGCTGCTAATGTACCACAGTCATATGAGATAGCAATTGAAAGCTATTCACCTACCAGCTTTCTAAAGCAAGAAGAGATTGAAGAG ctggaCAATGAAATATTCAGAGTTACAGAGAAGCCAAAAAAAGTAGACAAAATGGTTGAATTCAGCATCTTGATTCTAAATGAGCAATACAGCCCTGAACTAAGTGATAAGTCTACAGATGCCTATACAGAATTTGCTGGAAAGTTCATTGCTGAT attgaaaatgtatttaatgctTTGCCTGGATACAAAGGAACAATAGTACAGAAAATCAG CCCTTCACTCCTGGATGACAG ACTTTCTATGGAAGTTCGGTATGCTGTCATTTTTGATGGTGATGCAGATGCCATAAACCAGGCCACACTGGACCTCATGAATCTGCATTCCAATAAAATAGAGGACACTTCTTTACATGACATTGAAGATAATCCTACAGCCGTTTACACCGTCACTAGCTTTAGAAATTACATAATGGATGGTCTCAAAAAGCAGATGTTGACTGGTGAGAACACACTGGATTATGACCCCGACTCTCTTCAGCTTATAAATG TTAAAAATGTTCCATCACATCTTACCAACGAATGGACTGTTGCCACCGTGAAGCCTgcattccctgttccctctaccgCAGATGTT aataatgctTTGCAAGCTGAATGGCTTCCCACTGAATTTTCAACTCTAAGGAGCACTTATGTGATAGAAGAGACCAGTGAAACACTGATGTCAGAAACGCAGGTTGCTCTGGAAGCAGAAAGCCCCTTTATTACAGCAGATGTTAATATGTCTACAAGTTCTGAGCACAGCTTAGTTACTCCAACAGATGCAGCAATATTCCAGCAAAGTTTGCCTTTCAGCTCTACACAAACTACGGTCTATAAAGTTACTGGTTCCATAGCACACTCAGAAGTTCAAGAGGAATCTGGTGATTATATGCCAGTGTACACTCATACTATTGGCACTACTAATCAGACTGAGTCTGAATATTCATCTCTGCCTAATGACGACCATATATTTATCACCACCAGTCCTCCACTTACTGTTACCATACCATCAGCTGTAGAGCACTATTCAGATATTGTGACATCTGCAATAGCTGCAGAAGAGCCTGCTTTAAGTGAACCTACTTTAAGTAGTTCTTCAGATTATCCTGAAAGAATTGATGGAAATACTGATGAGTTAATACCACAAGGCACTTCTGAAAGCTTATCTGGAACAGCTGAAATACTGGTGGAAGATAATTTACTGCCTACTAAACTGATTACAGAAAATATTccccatgctgatggctctggttCGGGATTGGGAGGTTTAACTATAGGAGACAAGTCTGTTACATGGTTGTGGACAAAAACAACAGTTGACCCTCTATCATCTTCAAAAGGACAAGTAATAGATATAGATTTAATAAAGGAAACACAACACTTTGATGATATTACTGAAGACCATATTACTAATGAATCACCTGATGAATATATCCGTTTGTCTCCTACTGAAATAAGTCCCAGTCAAGACTCAGGAGATATAACTGCAGAAGAAATAATGCATCAATCTGCCCTACCTGAGACCTTTACAACTCCTCTTCCAGAACCTCTGAATACTGCATTTTCAGAGCAAACACCACAATCTTCTGTTACAAAAGGGCATGAAATAGCTGAAAAAGACAGTGATCTTGATAACTCCTTAGACATTTTACCTTCGGAATCTCAAATTGTGCAAACAGCAGAACCATCTCAGACAACCTCTGCAATAGACTATCATATCCACCTTGAAGATAGTTCAATTTCTAATGAAATTGAGTCATTACAACATTATGTTCCTGTCCAAACTATTACTAAAGTTCCAACAACCAATGAAAATGCATATGAAGTTATAAACAGTCCCCTGACATCAGCATCGGATGGGAAAAATGATGGTAATCTTTATTTTACGTCAATGGCTCCAAGTATACCCCATGATGAACTGTCAAATACCATCCCTAGCATTGATATTAAAAAGATCCATCCAGGCATTGACAGTGAATCTACAGCAGAAGACAATATACCCAATGTTATTCCTGAGATAAACAAAGGAGAAACTATCTCAGATGAACAATTTGATCTGCATCCGAGTGGAACTTCTGAAGGCCCAACTAGTCTGCTGATACAATCTGATGGAGTCACACAGGAGCTTCAGGAGACTTCTTTGGATTTAGATTATATGAGCACTATTTATTTTCACCCTGACATGAGCCCAGAAGAGAGAAGCATGATAGCAAAGAATGTGGACTCCACAGATTTTTCGGGTGTCATCTTATCTACTCATGAGAGCAGCATGAATGCTTCTTCTCATAGACGGGCATTGGTAGTATTTTTCAGCTTACGTGTGACTAACATGATATTTTCAGAGGATTTGTTTAATAAAAACTCTCCAGAATATAAAGCGTTAGAACAAAGGTTTCTAGAACTG CTGGTCCCCTATCTGCAGTCCAACTTGACTGGATTTCAGAACCTTGAAATATTGAATTTTCGCAATGGTAGCATCATTGTAAACAGCAGAATGAAGTTTGCAAAGCCCGTTCCACGGAATGCAACAAATACGGTCTACATCATTCTAGAGGACTTCTGTAACACAGCTTACCAAACCATGAATCTTGCCATTGATAAATACTCTCTGGATGTTGAATCAG GGGATGTAGCAGATCCTTGCAAATTCCAAGCATGCAATGAATACTCTGAGTGTCTCATTAACAAGTGGAGCGGTGAAGGTGAATGCGTCTGTAACCCAGGATATGTGAGCGTTGATGGCATGCCTTGTCAGAGCATTTGTGACTTGGAAATAGATTTCTGCCAAAATGATGGCAAATGTGACATCATTCCAGGGCAAGGAGCAATTTGCAG GTGTCGTGTAGGAgaaaactggtggtacagaggaGAGCACTGCGAGGAATATGTCTCAGAACCTCTCGTGGTTGGTATTGCCATTGCTGCTGTAGCCGGATTCCTTCTTGTGGCTTCAGCTATTATATTTTTCTTAGCAAGAACACTTCGCGGTCAGAGTACAAAGGGTGACTCCGAGGAATCTGCAGG GAGACAAAGTGATAGCCTATCGTCTATTGAGAATGCTGTgaagtataaccctatgtatgagaGTGACACAACGGGCTACAGCCATTATTATAAGAGATATCCACAACTTCCATCAACCAGCTCTACCAGTCCAGAGACTTCTGCTGACTTCAGCAGTGAAGAGATCAGACACATTTATGAAAACAGTGAACTCACTAAAGAG GAAATTCAAGACCGGATACGAATAATAGAGTTGTATGCAAAGGATCAACAGTTTGCTGACTTTGTGAGGCAGCATCAGAT GTCTGTAGATACCGTCAGAAAACCCAATCCAACAAGCTAA